In the genome of Limnobaculum zhutongyuii, one region contains:
- a CDS encoding helix-turn-helix domain-containing protein, protein MPDIFPDYIKHLQLVMDAFIKSDKIKKMTIPKGNKYLTTNDVHCVQEGFFSIYMKQGERLLAYYEGQAIFGLTNHYTNPIYFYIKPSKTSTIYTLTTEEAQRIITEQNLYQSVNYILANNMTKFFHMYEETIAPNNYAFIRLLLLDLNQTSDDVKSTVTVASYIIKRSGLSRSYVMLVLSELRKGGYIQMENGKLIGITSLPQKF, encoded by the coding sequence ATGCCAGATATATTCCCCGATTATATAAAGCATCTTCAGCTGGTGATGGACGCTTTTATTAAGAGCGATAAAATCAAAAAGATGACCATTCCAAAAGGAAATAAGTATCTGACAACTAATGATGTTCACTGTGTTCAGGAAGGTTTTTTTTCTATTTATATGAAACAGGGGGAGCGTCTGCTGGCTTATTACGAAGGGCAAGCCATCTTCGGCCTGACTAATCATTATACTAATCCTATCTATTTTTATATTAAGCCCAGCAAAACCAGCACCATATATACCCTGACCACAGAAGAAGCCCAAAGAATAATTACCGAGCAGAATTTATACCAGTCAGTAAACTATATACTCGCTAATAACATGACCAAATTTTTTCATATGTATGAAGAAACCATTGCCCCTAATAATTATGCGTTTATTCGTCTGCTGCTGCTGGATTTAAATCAAACTAGTGATGACGTAAAATCCACCGTCACGGTAGCCTCTTACATTATTAAGCGGTCCGGATTATCACGTAGCTATGTGATGCTGGTGTTGTCTGAATTAAGAAAAGGCGGCTATATCCAGATGGAAAACGGCAAATTAATCGGAATAACGTCATTACCCCAGAAGTTCTAA
- a CDS encoding C40 family peptidase, whose protein sequence is MTQIIPTALYSLFRSSVGGVICIFMLFLSFNAHAANHHKVSKKAPLAAQVMIKKSTKRKRVTLNGANKAYQQSDEQQEILAGSNPFRQRNVDELRITEGMHPQISTVQKNTMVTAKREVIANLMKQLGKPYRYGGMSPRTGFDCSGLVNYAYREHLKSALPRTANNMFHMSDEQAIKVEKQQLHSGDLVFFRTHSRRSGYADHVGVYLGDGEFIQAPRTGKDIQISRLDDDYWQDHYIGARRVLLPTAVR, encoded by the coding sequence ATGACGCAAATTATACCTACCGCACTCTACAGCCTGTTCCGTTCCTCCGTTGGAGGGGTTATCTGCATTTTTATGCTGTTTCTCTCGTTTAATGCCCATGCGGCTAATCATCATAAAGTGAGTAAAAAAGCACCGCTGGCAGCCCAGGTGATGATTAAAAAAAGCACCAAACGAAAACGCGTGACATTAAATGGTGCCAATAAGGCTTATCAACAGTCTGATGAACAACAAGAAATTCTGGCGGGTAGCAATCCATTCCGTCAGCGCAATGTTGATGAGTTACGCATTACTGAAGGTATGCACCCGCAAATCTCGACGGTGCAGAAAAACACCATGGTGACCGCCAAACGCGAAGTGATTGCTAACTTAATGAAACAGCTGGGTAAGCCTTATCGTTATGGTGGCATGTCGCCCCGAACTGGATTTGATTGCAGTGGTTTGGTTAACTATGCGTATCGGGAGCATCTGAAATCAGCGTTGCCAAGAACTGCCAATAATATGTTTCATATGTCTGACGAGCAGGCAATTAAAGTTGAAAAACAACAGTTACACAGCGGTGATTTAGTCTTCTTCCGAACCCATAGCCGCAGAAGTGGTTATGCGGACCATGTCGGTGTTTATCTGGGGGATGGTGAATTTATACAGGCACCACGTACCGGCAAAGATATTCAGATTAGTCGATTAGATGACGATTACTGGCAGGATCACTATATAGGAGCCCGTCGGGTGTTGTTACCTACAGCAGTACGCTAA
- a CDS encoding helix-turn-helix transcriptional regulator → MESIAPVVKKGIVMHACPLVRNGLLHFLSTHLPEVIFQAVESFSVMARIPGLVEADLVVSDIRDNEKEAVDGVNWLLWLQSIRSDKPMLVITDLLSDEQMIKLCQQPLISLLALQTPEAEMRQQISRALSGELIISSTLYMPSTVASIDPDVDSLTDAEQRVLKLMYQGYSIVQIAEQLCRSAKTVSTHKYHLMRKLGARNEVELFARMEVIH, encoded by the coding sequence ATGGAAAGCATTGCACCAGTTGTAAAAAAGGGCATTGTGATGCACGCCTGCCCATTAGTTCGCAATGGACTACTGCATTTTCTCAGTACTCACCTGCCTGAGGTAATCTTTCAGGCGGTAGAATCTTTCAGCGTTATGGCCCGTATCCCCGGATTAGTTGAGGCGGATCTGGTGGTGAGCGATATTCGGGATAATGAAAAGGAGGCTGTTGATGGTGTGAACTGGCTATTGTGGTTGCAGTCGATACGCAGCGATAAGCCAATGTTAGTTATTACCGATTTATTATCTGATGAGCAGATGATTAAGTTATGCCAACAGCCTTTGATATCCCTGTTAGCGTTGCAAACGCCGGAAGCAGAGATGCGCCAGCAAATAAGTCGTGCGCTATCCGGAGAGCTGATAATTAGCTCAACACTGTATATGCCATCGACAGTAGCGAGCATTGACCCGGATGTAGACTCGCTTACCGATGCTGAACAGCGGGTACTAAAGCTAATGTATCAAGGGTATAGCATTGTGCAGATCGCCGAACAGTTATGTCGCAGTGCCAAAACGGTCAGTACCCATAAATATCATCTGATGCGTAAACTGGGGGCCAGAAATGAAGTTGAATTATTTGCCAGAATGGAGGTAATACATTAA
- a CDS encoding helix-turn-helix transcriptional regulator, with product MSLNKKNMKSLETSPQTILVLEPCDIAWFGIQHLAQMSVKKHITLVRISDTATLADAVSQYQADTLLLTNIGRGTDTLALLQQMTAIAGYDKKIHITAYLCNTVSYLKDLLLGFGVNAVFSMPADPEEFLHSIMLRKEKQKVSLLSPQERYIAQALLAGLSVGDVAQLSGRDVRTISTQKKSVMNKLHMVNPGELQVLGGRMMAREILI from the coding sequence ATGTCGTTGAATAAAAAAAATATGAAAAGCTTAGAGACTTCCCCTCAAACCATTCTGGTGCTGGAACCTTGCGATATCGCCTGGTTTGGTATCCAACATCTGGCTCAGATGTCAGTAAAAAAACATATAACTTTGGTTCGTATTAGTGATACAGCCACACTTGCTGATGCCGTGAGTCAATATCAGGCCGATACCCTACTGCTGACAAATATTGGTCGCGGTACGGATACTCTGGCTTTATTGCAACAGATGACCGCTATCGCGGGATATGACAAAAAAATTCATATCACGGCCTATTTATGTAACACCGTATCTTATCTGAAGGACTTGCTATTGGGATTCGGTGTTAATGCTGTATTCAGTATGCCGGCCGATCCAGAAGAGTTTCTCCACAGCATTATGCTGCGTAAAGAGAAACAGAAGGTTTCATTATTAAGCCCTCAGGAACGTTATATTGCACAGGCATTGCTGGCCGGACTCAGTGTGGGAGATGTTGCTCAATTATCCGGCAGAGATGTACGTACTATCAGCACCCAAAAGAAATCGGTGATGAATAAATTGCATATGGTTAATCCCGGTGAATTACAGGTGCTGGGGGGACGAATGATGGCCAGAGAGATACTGATATAA
- a CDS encoding fimbrial protein, translating to MLKRIFLLNMLLSVLAFSSGQEVHAADVNISGKVIAAACTVSPILIAGQEVSLGNMGRSLFQNANDTGTWISFSLDLTNCPAGTTKSTVTFNGTPDSTDNTLFANTEPAGSAASHMAKDADRSVVLSNNSTMTVNVDAGTVTFPLAARLYTPLGAAEPGQVSSSVLVNFTYQ from the coding sequence ATGTTAAAACGCATTTTTCTTCTCAATATGCTGCTTTCTGTCCTTGCTTTTTCGTCGGGGCAGGAGGTACATGCCGCCGATGTTAATATTAGCGGTAAGGTCATAGCGGCTGCGTGTACCGTTAGTCCGATTCTTATTGCGGGTCAGGAAGTGAGCCTTGGCAACATGGGAAGATCTTTGTTTCAGAATGCCAATGATACCGGCACTTGGATAAGTTTTAGCCTGGATCTGACCAACTGCCCGGCAGGCACAACTAAAAGTACGGTCACCTTTAATGGTACGCCGGATAGTACTGATAACACGCTGTTTGCCAATACCGAACCTGCGGGCAGCGCCGCCAGTCACATGGCGAAAGATGCCGATCGGAGTGTGGTTTTATCTAATAACAGCACCATGACGGTCAATGTTGACGCGGGTACGGTGACCTTTCCATTAGCCGCCCGGTTATACACGCCTTTGGGTGCGGCAGAACCCGGACAAGTTTCCAGCAGCGTGTTGGTTAACTTCACTTATCAGTAA